The window CGAGGAGATCGCCGCGCTGCCCGACCCGGTCGGCGAGACGATCGCCGCGTGGCGGCGCCCGAACGGGCTCGAGATCGCGCAGGTCCGCGTCCCGATCGGCGTGGTGCTGACCATCTACGAGTCGCGCCCGAACGTGACCGCGGACTCGGCGGCGCTCTGTCTGAAGACCGCCAACGCCGTCCTCCTGAAGGGCGGCTCCGAGGCGCAGGCGACGAACGCCGCGATCGCCGACACGCTGCGCGGCGCGGTGGAGGCGGCGGGGCTCCCGCCGGCCGCCGTCCAGCTCGTCGACGGCGGGCGGGAGGTGGTGCGCGGGCTGCTCGGCCGTGACGACCGGATCGACGTGGTGATCGCCCGCGGCGGCGAGCAGCTGAAACGGATCATCCTCGAGGAGAGCCGCATCCCGGTGATCAAGCACTTCGAGGGTATCTGCCACCTCTACGTCGACGCGAGCGCCGATCTCGCGATGGCGGAGCGCATCTGCCTCAATGCGAAGGTGCAGCGTCCGAGCGTGTGCAACGCGATCGAGAACCTCCTCGTCCACGAGCGAGTCGCCCCGCGCTTCCTCCCTGGCATGGTGGCCGCGCTCCGCGCGAACCGCTGCGAGGTGCGCGGCGATCCGGCGACGCGCGCGATCGTGCCCGACGTCGTGGCCGCGAGCGACGCGGACTGGGATACCGAGTACCTCGACCTCATCCTGAGCGTCGCTGTCGTCCCCTCGCTCGACGCGGCGCTCGCCTTCATCGCCCGCCACTCCACCGCGCTCGCGGAGGCGATCGTGACCGAGGACCTGACCGCCGCGCGCCGCTTCCTCGGCGAGGTGGACTCCGCGGCCGTCTTCGTCAACGCCTCGACCCGTTTCACCGACGGCTACGAGTTCGGCTTCGGCGCCGAGGTCGGCATCAGCACGAACCGGCTGCACGCGCGCGGCCCCATGGGCCTCCGCGAGCTCACCACCTACAAGTATCGGGTGATCGGCAGCGGCCAGGTCCGTAGCTAGTCCGTGGGTGAGGATGCCGGGCGGGATCGGGATATTCGGCGGCACCTTCGACCCGATCCACCTGGGTCATCTGCGCGGCGCGGAAGAGGTGCGCGAGGCCCTGGCGCTCGACGAGGTGCGCTTCGTGCCCGCCGCCGCGCCGCCGCATCGACGCGGCGCGCCGCTGGCACCGGCCAACCATCGCTACCGCATGGTGGAGCTCGGGATCGCCGACGTCCCGGGCTTCCGCAGCTGGGACGTCGAGCTCGCGCGCCCGGGCCCGTCCTACTCGGTCGACACGCTGCGCGCGGTGCGGGCGGAGGTGGGGACGGCCGTGCGGGTGGCGTTCGTCCTCGGGTTCGACGCCTTCCGCGACTTCGAGACCTGGAAGGAGCACGCGACGCTGTTCACACTCTGCGACGTCGTCGTCATGACGCGCCCGCCGTGGCCTCAGGACTTGTCCTTAGAGGATATTCCCCTTGCGGCTCGGAAGGCCTTCCGGTACGATTCCGGCAGTGAGGCGTTCCTTCACGAGTCGGGGCACGTGCTGAGCCTTCAGCGCATCACCAGCCTCGATATCTCGGCCACCGCCATCCGCGCTCGCGTCGCAGCCCATCGATCGATCCGCTTCCTCGTTCCGTGTGCGGTAGAGCGCTACATCGCCGAGCACCGGCTCTACCGGCAGGAGGACGGCGCGCGTTGACGCCGCTGCCCGGCTGGGAGCGGGCGCTCGCCTGCACCCGCGCGGCCCTCGACCGCAAGGCCTACGATCTGGTCGTGCTCGAGGTGGGCCGGAAGTCCTCGATCGCCGACTACTTCGTCATCTGCAGCGGGCGGTCGGACACGCAGGTCCAAGCGATCGTGGACGGGATCGACGAGGAGCTCGGCCGCAGCGGCGTGCGGCCGCTCGCCGTCGAGGGGATGCCGCGCGCCCAGTGGGCGCTGATGGACTACGGCGATGTCGTGGTCCACGTCTTCTACGTGCCGGTGCGGGAATTCTACGACCTCGAACGGCTGTGGATCCGCGCCCCGCGCGTCGAGCTGCCCGAGCCGTTCCAGAGCCAGGCCCGCGCGAGATAACTCATCTGGGGGCCCGTGCGGTGCTCGCTCGGCTTCGCCTCGCTGCGCTCCTCCGATGCCCCCAGACCCCGCGCAGCTCGCGGCGAAGCCGCTCGCTGCTTCGCTGGCGGGGGGTGCTCGCTCGGCTTCGCCTCGCTCCGCTTGTCGGTTCCGGCTGAGTCGTGACGCGCTGGCTGGTGGCGATTGCGGTGGCGTTGCTCGTGATCGGCGCGGGCTACGTCGTGTTCCTGAACGGGGAGCCCACCGTCGTGCGGCTGACGCCGGGGCGGTCGTTGCGGGCGCCGCTGGCGGGGGTGCTGCTGGGGGCGTTCGCGGCAGGGGGCACGGTCGTCGGGCTCCTTGCGGCGGGGAGCGCCGGCGTCCGCGGCTGGCGGGGCTGGCGCGCACGGCGGCGGGCGCAGCGCGACGCGCGGCGCGCGGAGGCGACGGCCCGGGCGCGCGACCTCCTCTGGCACGGGGACTCGGGGCAGGCTCGAACGGAGCTCCTGCGGGGCGAGAGCGGCGCGCCCGCCGACGTGCCGAGCCTCGCGCTCCTCGCGGAGAGCTATCTCCAGGAGGGGGATTCGAGTGCCGCGCGCAAGGTGATCGACGAGGGACTCGTGCGCGTGGGCTTCGATCCCCGCCTCCTCGACCTCCTCGCCGACGCCTGCGAGCGCGGCGGCGACCTGCGGGCCGCCGCCGAGGCGCTCGAGCGGGCGCGCCTCACGCAGCCGGAGAGCCGGCGGCTTGGGCGCCGCCTCCTTGACCTCTACGCCGCGGCGGGGCGATGGCCGGAGGCCCTCTCCATCCAGGCACAGCTCCTGCTGCGCGTCCGACAGCCGGCCGCCCTCGCCCGCGAGCAGCAGATGATGCGCGGCCTCCGCTACCAGGCGGCGCTCGCCGAGCCCGATCCCCGGCGTGCCGCGCGGCTTCTCGTCGCGCTGGCGCGCGAGGATCCGAGGTTCGTGCCCGCCTGGGTGAGCGCCGGCGATCTTCTCGCCCGCGCGGGCCGGACCCTG is drawn from Deltaproteobacteria bacterium and contains these coding sequences:
- a CDS encoding glutamate-5-semialdehyde dehydrogenase, coding for MEARPSSNVEARVEALTSGARAAARALAAAPARARDTALGEAAARLRRAEAALLEANHGDVERARAAGESAAFVDRLTLTPARIEAMARGLEEIAALPDPVGETIAAWRRPNGLEIAQVRVPIGVVLTIYESRPNVTADSAALCLKTANAVLLKGGSEAQATNAAIADTLRGAVEAAGLPPAAVQLVDGGREVVRGLLGRDDRIDVVIARGGEQLKRIILEESRIPVIKHFEGICHLYVDASADLAMAERICLNAKVQRPSVCNAIENLLVHERVAPRFLPGMVAALRANRCEVRGDPATRAIVPDVVAASDADWDTEYLDLILSVAVVPSLDAALAFIARHSTALAEAIVTEDLTAARRFLGEVDSAAVFVNASTRFTDGYEFGFGAEVGISTNRLHARGPMGLRELTTYKYRVIGSGQVRS
- the nadD gene encoding nicotinate-nucleotide adenylyltransferase, with translation MPGGIGIFGGTFDPIHLGHLRGAEEVREALALDEVRFVPAAAPPHRRGAPLAPANHRYRMVELGIADVPGFRSWDVELARPGPSYSVDTLRAVRAEVGTAVRVAFVLGFDAFRDFETWKEHATLFTLCDVVVMTRPPWPQDLSLEDIPLAARKAFRYDSGSEAFLHESGHVLSLQRITSLDISATAIRARVAAHRSIRFLVPCAVERYIAEHRLYRQEDGAR
- the rsfS gene encoding ribosome silencing factor, translating into MTPLPGWERALACTRAALDRKAYDLVVLEVGRKSSIADYFVICSGRSDTQVQAIVDGIDEELGRSGVRPLAVEGMPRAQWALMDYGDVVVHVFYVPVREFYDLERLWIRAPRVELPEPFQSQARAR